A single region of the Nocardioides aquaticus genome encodes:
- a CDS encoding PhoX family protein — protein sequence MTPAQPTPRTLLPLTPVGGAARRHGSRSFATCHYRCGSACDMPVPNTTGNGHVQDEIAKVVGRRRVLQGAALVGAAGAFGGLVASPVAAAEGGGAAAARAAAAARTTQDLGTTPFRPVAPNTVDAVRTAPGFTHDVVIRWGDAVLRGAPKFDARNQSPAAAERQFGYNCDYVGLIPTTGDKALLVVNHEYTNEELMFPADTYTDDEIKLISMRNHGMSVVTVKRGLVPGSWRQVKNLRRAPQNRRIHIETAFALTGPAAGDDRLKTSADPSGRRVFGTLNNCAGSTTPWGTVLSGEENFNQYFDGVPDPSLATEYARYGIAGGEGRGWSGVDPRFGLGNEPNEPHRFGWVVEVDPTDPTSTPMKHTMLGRFKHEGADVVIARSGQAVAYMGDDERGDYLYKFVSSGTFTPGTGRRAKRANMRLLTEGTLYVARLTGDGTGDGEYDGTGAWIPLCTDTESFVEGMTVAEVLVFTRLAADAVGPTRMDRPEDVEHNPVNGKVYAALTNNTQRGTRFPVDEANPVSGNRNGYVLELTPARGNHAVARFTWNLLLVCGDPASAETYFGGFPKDDVSPISCPDNVTFDDRGNLWVSTDGNALGSNDGIFRVPVEGPERGKVQQFLTVPRGSEACGPLIADGNRSLFFAVQHPGEDDGSTFETPFSTWPHTNDFPRPSVCVAFQAR from the coding sequence ATGACCCCCGCCCAGCCCACCCCACGCACCCTCCTGCCGCTGACCCCGGTGGGCGGCGCGGCCAGGCGGCACGGCTCGCGCAGCTTCGCCACGTGTCACTACCGCTGCGGCAGCGCCTGCGACATGCCGGTGCCGAACACCACCGGGAACGGCCACGTCCAGGACGAGATCGCCAAGGTGGTCGGGCGCCGCCGCGTGCTCCAGGGCGCCGCCCTGGTGGGCGCCGCCGGCGCCTTCGGCGGCCTGGTGGCGAGCCCGGTCGCCGCGGCCGAGGGGGGCGGTGCCGCCGCCGCCCGCGCGGCCGCCGCGGCACGCACCACCCAGGACCTCGGCACCACGCCGTTCCGCCCCGTCGCGCCCAACACGGTCGACGCGGTGCGCACTGCGCCGGGCTTCACCCACGACGTGGTCATCCGCTGGGGTGACGCCGTGCTGCGCGGGGCGCCCAAGTTCGACGCCCGCAACCAGAGCCCCGCGGCCGCCGAGCGGCAGTTCGGCTACAACTGCGACTACGTCGGCCTGATCCCGACCACCGGTGACAAGGCGCTGCTCGTGGTCAACCACGAGTACACCAACGAGGAGCTGATGTTCCCCGCCGACACCTACACCGACGACGAGATCAAGCTGATCTCGATGCGCAACCACGGCATGTCGGTGGTCACGGTCAAGCGGGGACTGGTCCCCGGCTCCTGGCGCCAGGTGAAGAACCTGAGGCGCGCCCCGCAGAACCGCCGGATCCACATCGAGACCGCGTTCGCCCTCACCGGTCCCGCCGCCGGCGACGACCGGCTCAAGACCTCCGCCGACCCGTCCGGGCGACGGGTGTTCGGCACCTTGAACAACTGCGCCGGCAGCACCACGCCGTGGGGCACGGTGCTCTCGGGCGAGGAGAACTTCAACCAGTACTTCGACGGGGTCCCGGACCCCTCCCTGGCCACGGAGTACGCCCGCTACGGCATCGCCGGCGGCGAGGGCCGCGGCTGGAGCGGGGTCGACCCTCGCTTCGGCCTGGGCAACGAGCCCAACGAGCCGCACCGCTTCGGCTGGGTCGTCGAGGTCGACCCGACCGACCCGACCTCCACCCCGATGAAGCACACGATGCTGGGCCGCTTCAAGCACGAGGGCGCCGACGTCGTGATCGCCAGGAGCGGCCAGGCGGTGGCCTACATGGGCGACGACGAGCGCGGCGACTACCTCTACAAGTTCGTCTCCTCCGGGACCTTCACCCCGGGTACGGGGCGGCGGGCCAAGCGGGCCAACATGCGGCTGCTCACCGAGGGCACCCTCTACGTGGCCCGCCTGACCGGGGACGGGACCGGAGACGGCGAGTACGACGGCACCGGCGCCTGGATCCCGCTCTGCACCGACACCGAGTCCTTCGTCGAGGGGATGACCGTCGCCGAGGTGCTCGTGTTCACCCGCCTGGCGGCCGACGCGGTCGGCCCGACCCGGATGGACCGCCCCGAGGACGTCGAGCACAACCCGGTCAACGGCAAGGTGTACGCGGCGCTGACCAACAACACCCAGCGCGGCACCCGGTTCCCGGTCGACGAGGCGAACCCGGTCTCGGGCAACCGCAACGGCTACGTGCTCGAGCTGACCCCGGCCCGCGGCAACCATGCGGTGGCCAGGTTCACCTGGAACCTGCTGCTCGTCTGCGGTGACCCGGCCTCGGCCGAGACCTACTTCGGCGGGTTCCCGAAGGACGACGTCAGCCCGATCAGCTGCCCCGACAACGTCACCTTCGACGACCGCGGCAACCTGTGGGTCTCCACCGACGGCAACGCGCTGGGCTCCAACGACGGCATCTTCCGGGTGCCGGTCGAGGGGCCCGAGCGTGGCAAGGTGCAGCAGTTCCTGACGGTCCCGCGCGGGTCCGAGGCGTGCGGGCCCCTCATCGCCGACGGCAACCGGTCGCTGTTCTTCGCCGTCCAGCACCCCGGTGAGGACGACGGCTCGACCTTCGAGACGCCGTTCAGCACCTGGCCGCACACGAACGACTTCCCGCGGCCCTCGGTCTGCGTGGCCTTCCAGGCCCGCTGA
- a CDS encoding SDR family NAD(P)-dependent oxidoreductase, which produces MTQTEDTQQAHRTVTDLFRLDGKVALVTGASSGLGVAFAQALAEAGADVVLGARRTDRLKDTAALVEATGRRAVTVTTDVSDPESCQAMVDAAMDQLGRVDVLVNNAGIGTAVPATRETPEQFRGVIDVNLNGCYWMAQSCARVMQPGSSIVNISSVLGLTTAALPQAAYAASKAGLIGLTRDLAQQWTGRKGIRVNAVAPGFFTSEMTDQYPDGYLDKQQERIPAGRKGDPAELAAAVVFLASAAGGYVTGQTLAVDGGMTIA; this is translated from the coding sequence ATGACCCAGACCGAGGACACCCAGCAGGCCCACCGGACCGTGACCGACCTCTTCCGCCTCGACGGGAAGGTGGCGCTGGTGACCGGCGCCTCGAGCGGGCTCGGTGTGGCCTTCGCGCAGGCGCTGGCCGAGGCCGGCGCCGACGTCGTGCTCGGCGCCCGGCGCACCGACCGGCTGAAGGACACCGCCGCGCTGGTCGAGGCGACCGGGCGACGAGCGGTCACGGTGACCACCGACGTCTCGGACCCGGAGTCCTGCCAGGCCATGGTGGACGCGGCGATGGACCAGCTCGGCCGGGTCGACGTCCTGGTCAACAACGCCGGCATCGGCACCGCGGTGCCGGCCACCCGTGAGACCCCCGAGCAGTTCCGTGGCGTGATCGACGTCAACCTCAACGGCTGCTACTGGATGGCGCAGTCCTGCGCCCGGGTGATGCAGCCCGGTTCGAGCATCGTCAACATCTCCTCGGTGCTCGGCCTGACGACCGCGGCGCTCCCCCAGGCCGCGTACGCCGCCTCGAAGGCGGGCCTGATCGGGCTGACGCGCGACCTCGCCCAGCAGTGGACCGGGCGCAAGGGGATCCGGGTCAACGCGGTCGCACCGGGGTTCTTCACCTCCGAGATGACCGACCAGTACCCCGACGGCTACCTGGACAAGCAGCAGGAGCGGATCCCGGCCGGTCGCAAGGGCGACCCGGCCGAGCTCGCCGCGGCCGTGGTGTTCCTGGCCTCGGCCGCCGGCGGCTACGTCACCGGGCAGACGCTCGCCGTCGACGGCGGGATGACCATCGCCTGA
- a CDS encoding class I SAM-dependent methyltransferase, with product MTPDPDSYARGHALFEARSDQRTRIVSWLGDRLSRRAGDAHLSVLSVGCGDGTVDRALAARACAEAAPGAARSWTGVDPHSPGVAAFVAGLEGLGQEQLAVRGHVGTFDSLLTGPDERFDVVVFVHSLYYVPDLDAALGRALDLLAPGGELLVLHAPLGALNELVADLAPPAAGGPQPWSDAVAASLARLPVEVAADDLASTVDLDGGDGDDPALLDFTVQTVLDDAARAAVVERLRRSAEPGPGLRVAHPVTAFVVHPRGDAPPLRSGA from the coding sequence GTGACGCCCGACCCGGACAGCTACGCCCGGGGGCACGCCCTCTTCGAGGCCCGCTCCGACCAGCGGACGAGGATCGTGTCCTGGCTCGGCGACCGGTTGTCGCGACGGGCCGGCGACGCGCACCTGTCCGTGCTCTCGGTCGGCTGCGGCGACGGCACCGTCGACCGGGCGCTGGCCGCGCGCGCCTGCGCCGAGGCCGCCCCCGGGGCCGCCCGTTCCTGGACCGGCGTGGACCCGCACTCCCCCGGGGTGGCCGCCTTCGTGGCCGGCCTGGAGGGTCTCGGCCAGGAGCAGCTGGCCGTGCGCGGGCACGTGGGCACCTTCGACAGCCTCCTCACCGGGCCGGACGAGCGGTTCGACGTGGTGGTCTTCGTGCACTCGCTCTACTACGTGCCCGACCTCGACGCGGCGCTCGGGCGGGCGCTCGACCTGCTCGCCCCGGGCGGTGAGCTGCTGGTGCTCCACGCCCCGCTGGGGGCCCTCAACGAGCTGGTCGCCGACCTCGCGCCGCCCGCGGCCGGCGGCCCGCAGCCCTGGAGCGACGCGGTCGCGGCCTCGCTCGCACGGTTGCCGGTCGAGGTGGCAGCCGACGACCTCGCCTCGACGGTCGACCTCGACGGCGGGGACGGGGACGACCCAGCCCTGCTCGACTTCACGGTCCAGACGGTCCTGGACGACGCGGCGCGCGCCGCGGTCGTGGAGCGTCTGCGGCGCTCCGCCGAGCCCGGCCCGGGGCTGCGGGTGGCGCACCCGGTGACCGCGTTCGTGGTCCACCCCCGCGGGGACGCCCCTCCCCTACGATCCGGGGCATGA
- a CDS encoding class I SAM-dependent methyltransferase, translated as MTSSQDTADRSLAHWSEAGRAEMEAFYVLATADYRRLAEAADWPSLLAGRRSILDVACGSGKFPVALTTYAGLPAEPPIAYDLLDPSAFSVDEARARLEPPFAAAAEHVVTLQDLPEGLTYDVVWATHALYAVPPAELGLAAERFVGAIAPGGLGFVAQATSAGHYVAFYEAYRAGVPGGADLAPYTSAEQVRDALVGAGADVREERIRYTSGTADRAVAEGFLQRCLFDDTLSLEEMEAAPVLGDHLAACRGTDGTYTFEHEAALLWL; from the coding sequence GTGACGTCGTCGCAGGACACCGCAGACCGCAGCCTGGCCCACTGGAGCGAGGCCGGCCGCGCCGAGATGGAGGCCTTCTACGTGCTGGCCACCGCCGACTACCGACGCCTCGCCGAGGCGGCCGACTGGCCCTCGCTGCTGGCCGGACGGCGCAGCATCCTCGACGTGGCGTGCGGGAGCGGGAAGTTCCCGGTCGCGCTGACGACCTACGCCGGCCTGCCCGCCGAGCCCCCGATCGCCTACGACCTGCTGGACCCGTCGGCCTTCTCGGTCGACGAGGCCCGCGCGCGCCTCGAGCCGCCGTTCGCGGCCGCCGCCGAGCACGTGGTCACGCTGCAGGACCTGCCCGAGGGGCTCACCTACGACGTCGTGTGGGCCACCCACGCGCTGTACGCCGTGCCCCCCGCCGAGCTCGGCCTGGCCGCCGAGCGGTTCGTCGGCGCGATCGCGCCGGGCGGCCTCGGGTTCGTCGCCCAGGCCACCTCCGCGGGGCACTACGTGGCCTTCTACGAGGCCTACCGCGCCGGGGTGCCCGGTGGGGCGGACCTCGCGCCGTACACGAGCGCCGAGCAGGTCCGCGACGCGCTCGTGGGCGCCGGCGCGGACGTGCGTGAGGAGCGGATCCGCTACACCAGCGGCACCGCCGACCGCGCGGTCGCCGAGGGCTTCCTCCAGCGCTGCCTCTTCGACGACACCCTGTCCCTGGAGGAGATGGAGGCCGCGCCGGTGCTGGGCGACCACCTCGCCGCCTGCCGGGGCACCGACGGCACCTACACCTTCGAGCACGAGGCGGCACTGCTGTGGCTGTGA
- a CDS encoding phytanoyl-CoA dioxygenase family protein — MAVNDRVNDKLPEANRAGGIDAAWDGDDQQWWDWYVTLAANPEAAGPLVDGPGLPDVAPASDAEVEALLATPYDVAPAAVQAFRGDAFVKLPGVLPPAVVRRLADRLQELLAAEHGTDTAGRFLALEQMWLHDDLMRLVALSPRIGGIAATLLGEDGVRIYHDNALSKEPGCGRTPWHHDDEHFPLDSLQVVTAWMPVSAIPAPMGPLSFAHGTELREVLDGLEFDKVGTTYDVAVSQRFGSSGVQVTETPYAVGEVSFHSSLCFHTAGPNRTTQPRRALATTYFADGARVVDAPTMISGTWQEFLPDTEPGAVARSRLNPVVGHG, encoded by the coding sequence GTGGCTGTGAACGACCGGGTCAACGACAAGCTCCCCGAGGCCAACCGCGCCGGCGGCATCGACGCCGCCTGGGACGGCGACGACCAGCAGTGGTGGGACTGGTACGTCACGCTGGCGGCCAACCCGGAGGCGGCCGGCCCGCTGGTCGACGGTCCCGGTCTGCCCGACGTGGCGCCGGCCTCGGACGCCGAGGTCGAGGCGCTGCTCGCCACGCCGTACGACGTCGCGCCCGCGGCCGTCCAGGCGTTCCGGGGCGACGCGTTCGTCAAGCTGCCCGGCGTGCTGCCGCCGGCCGTCGTACGCCGGCTGGCCGATCGGCTCCAGGAGCTGCTGGCCGCGGAGCACGGCACCGACACCGCCGGCCGGTTCCTGGCCCTGGAGCAGATGTGGCTGCACGACGACCTGATGCGCCTGGTCGCGCTGTCGCCGCGGATCGGCGGGATCGCCGCCACCCTGCTCGGCGAGGACGGCGTGCGGATCTACCACGACAACGCGCTGTCGAAGGAGCCCGGCTGCGGTCGCACGCCGTGGCACCACGACGACGAGCACTTCCCGCTCGACTCGCTCCAGGTCGTCACCGCCTGGATGCCGGTCTCGGCGATCCCGGCGCCGATGGGCCCGCTGTCCTTCGCCCACGGCACGGAGCTGCGCGAGGTGCTCGACGGGCTGGAGTTCGACAAGGTCGGCACGACCTACGACGTCGCCGTCTCGCAGCGCTTCGGCAGCTCCGGGGTCCAGGTCACCGAGACCCCGTACGCCGTGGGGGAGGTCAGCTTCCACTCCTCGCTGTGCTTCCACACCGCCGGCCCGAACCGGACCACGCAGCCGCGCCGGGCGCTCGCCACGACGTACTTCGCCGACGGCGCCCGCGTGGTCGACGCCCCCACCATGATCAGCGGCACCTGGCAGGAGTTCCTGCCCGA